Part of the Anaerobacillus alkaliphilus genome, CTATAATGATGCTAAGAAGTATATGTATCGGATTCTTAGAAAACTAAAAAGAAAATTAATTACCGGGTCATAGCAAAACCCCCTGAAGATTTTTTCTTCAGGGGGTTTTGATGACTATGACTTAGAAAGCGGAAGCTCAATGATGAACTTCGTCCCAACATTTACTTCACTCTCTACTTTTACAGTCCCTTTATGATCAGCAACAATCTTAAAACAAACCATTAAGCCCAAACCGTTCCCTGATTCTTTTGTAGAGAAGAACGGTTCGCCTAGTTTTTCTAGCTTTTCTTTTGGAATTCCGACTCCTTGATCTTGAAATTCAATTACAACATAATTATCTTTTCGTTTTGAACGAATTGTTAGTTCACCGCCATTTGGCATTGCTTCTATGGCGTTTTTAATTAGGTTTAAGAATACCTGCTTTAATTGGTTTTCATCACATTGAACGATTAGTTCATCTAGTTCGAGATCAGTATGAATACTTACTTTTTTAAATTTGGCCTCTGTTTTTAAGAACGTAATTGTTTGAGTAAGAACGGCGTTTATATTTTTACTATTAAATTTTAATACTTTCGGTTTCGCTAAAAGCATAAACTCGCTAACAATAAAATCAATACGCTCTATCTCATCTAAAAGGATATCAAAATACTGTTGCTTTTCTTCCTCTGAAGTTTCATCCTTTAAAAATTCCGTATATCCTCTTAATGATGTTAGTGGGTTACGGATTTCATGGGCAACCCCAGCAGCTAACTCTCCAATAAGTGCAAGCTTTTCTGAACGTAAGATCATCTCTTCGACTTTCTTCCTGTCTGTAATGTCTTTACGAATAGCAACATATTGGTATGGCTTTCCTTTTTCATTTAAAAAAGGAACAATCGTAGTGTCTACCCAATACTCTTTACCTTCTTTTGTAAGGTTTTTAATTTCACCTTTCCAAATTTGGCCAGCTCCAATTTTTTTCCACATTTCTTTAAAGAAAGTTTTTGGATGGTGACTTGAATTTAAAAGTCGGTGATCTTGACCGATCAGTTCATCACGATTGTATTTAGAAATTTCACAAAATGTATCGTTAACGTACGTAATAATTCCTTTTTCATCTGTAATAGCTAAGATGGAAGATGCATCTAATGCATGTTTTATGTCAGCCAGTTCTTTATTAGAACTAGCTAGTGCTTTTAACGTGTTTTTAAGATTTTCTTCTGTTGCCTTACGGTCAGTGATATCTATTCGAATAGAAATATATTGGTATGGTTTTCCTTGATCATCTAAGAACGGAACAATCGTCGTATGAACCCAATAATACGACCCATCTTTCGCTTTGTTCCTTATTTCACCGGTCCAAACCACTCCTGATCGTATCGTTCTATACATATCAACAAAAAATTGTTTTGGATGGTATCCAGAATTAAGTATTCTATGATCCTGACCTAACAATTC contains:
- a CDS encoding PAS domain-containing sensor histidine kinase — protein: METRNSLNSFATDIKYALDATTIIGITDQHGKIIYVNDKFCTISKYEREELLGQDHRILNSGYHPKQFFVDMYRTIRSGVVWTGEIRNKAKDGSYYWVHTTIVPFLDDQGKPYQYISIRIDITDRKATEENLKNTLKALASSNKELADIKHALDASSILAITDEKGIITYVNDTFCEISKYNRDELIGQDHRLLNSSHHPKTFFKEMWKKIGAGQIWKGEIKNLTKEGKEYWVDTTIVPFLNEKGKPYQYVAIRKDITDRKKVEEMILRSEKLALIGELAAGVAHEIRNPLTSLRGYTEFLKDETSEEEKQQYFDILLDEIERIDFIVSEFMLLAKPKVLKFNSKNINAVLTQTITFLKTEAKFKKVSIHTDLELDELIVQCDENQLKQVFLNLIKNAIEAMPNGGELTIRSKRKDNYVVIEFQDQGVGIPKEKLEKLGEPFFSTKESGNGLGLMVCFKIVADHKGTVKVESEVNVGTKFIIELPLSKS